From one Phocaeicola salanitronis DSM 18170 genomic stretch:
- a CDS encoding site-specific integrase, which produces MASVKVKFRPSSVNGKEGSIYYQVIHNRAVRQITADLHVHENEWNTGTSSVMIPTWADVDRKYHLHIIQKHISRDVLRLENIIRNLTLKGVCSADAIVDGYRKQTSLQSFFNFMDSVIGQLKRLNRERTSETYASALSSFMRFRRNKDIQLDDMDEDLAMEYEAWLKTNDASLNTISFYMRILRATYNRAVEKGLTTQKHPFRHVYTGMDKTVKRAISLKDIRRIKELDLTGKPHWELARDMFLFSFYTRGMSFIDMAYLKKSNLKNGILSYRRHKTGQQLHIRWESCMEETVKKYAAGCSGDYLLPILKLPSKKLRSQYKSTLFRINKYLKEIARLCGIAAPLTMYVSRHSWASIAKSKNIPISVISEGMGHDSEETTRIYLASLDGSVIDKANSLILKDL; this is translated from the coding sequence ATGGCATCGGTAAAAGTGAAATTTCGTCCTTCTTCCGTAAACGGCAAGGAGGGCAGCATCTATTATCAGGTGATACACAACCGCGCGGTCCGCCAGATTACGGCAGACCTGCATGTACATGAAAATGAGTGGAACACCGGGACATCGTCCGTAATGATTCCCACTTGGGCTGATGTGGACAGGAAGTACCATCTTCATATTATCCAAAAACACATCAGCCGTGACGTATTGCGGTTGGAGAATATCATCCGCAACCTGACGCTCAAAGGTGTCTGTTCGGCAGATGCCATTGTGGACGGTTATCGAAAACAGACAAGCCTGCAATCGTTCTTCAATTTCATGGATTCCGTCATTGGGCAACTGAAACGCCTGAACAGGGAACGCACATCGGAAACCTATGCGTCTGCTTTGTCCAGCTTCATGCGTTTCAGGCGGAACAAGGATATACAGCTGGATGATATGGATGAGGACTTGGCAATGGAATACGAGGCATGGCTGAAAACAAATGACGCATCCTTGAATACCATATCTTTCTATATGCGCATCCTGCGCGCCACCTACAACCGTGCCGTGGAAAAGGGGCTGACCACACAGAAACATCCCTTCAGGCATGTCTATACGGGAATGGACAAGACCGTGAAACGCGCCATATCCCTGAAGGACATCCGGCGCATCAAGGAACTTGACCTGACGGGAAAGCCGCATTGGGAACTGGCAAGGGATATGTTCCTTTTTTCGTTTTACACCCGTGGAATGTCGTTCATTGACATGGCTTATTTGAAGAAGTCGAACTTGAAGAACGGCATATTGAGTTACCGGAGGCACAAGACCGGACAACAACTCCACATCAGGTGGGAAAGCTGCATGGAGGAAACCGTGAAGAAATATGCCGCAGGATGTTCCGGTGATTACCTGCTCCCCATCCTAAAACTGCCTTCCAAAAAGCTACGCAGTCAATACAAGAGTACGCTGTTCCGCATCAACAAGTACCTGAAAGAGATTGCCCGGCTGTGCGGCATTGCCGCGCCGCTTACCATGTACGTGAGCAGGCACTCTTGGGCAAGCATCGCCAAGAGCAAGAACATACCGATTTCAGTCATCAGCGAGGGCATGGGACATGATTCGGAGGAAACCACACGTATCTACCTTGCATCATTGGACGGTTCGGTGATAGACAAGGCGAACTCACTTATTCTGAAAGACTTGTAA
- a CDS encoding helix-turn-helix domain-containing protein, with the protein MNDLILADRELEVGFIGQLDALLEGIERMDASHKASSSNEQFLTDKEVSAWLKVSRRTLQDYRNNGIVSYYQLGGKILYKESDIEKMVMSGYRNAYRLDT; encoded by the coding sequence ATGAACGACTTGATTCTTGCCGACCGTGAACTGGAGGTCGGCTTCATCGGACAACTGGATGCTCTGCTCGAAGGCATCGAAAGAATGGACGCAAGCCATAAGGCCTCGTCAAGTAACGAACAATTCCTGACGGACAAGGAAGTGTCGGCATGGCTCAAGGTGAGCCGACGCACCTTGCAGGACTACCGCAACAATGGGATAGTGTCCTACTACCAGTTAGGCGGAAAAATTCTGTACAAGGAGTCTGACATCGAAAAAATGGTGATGAGTGGGTATCGGAACGCCTACCGCTTGGATACGTGA
- a CDS encoding plasmid mobilization protein yields the protein MEHKQKTVRRNKGGRPKKGAADKLKYRLTVKMATSDYYTLKGKARGAGISAGEFLRRCMRDGQVKERLTPEHTGYVRQLCGMANNLNQLAHKANAAGFVTVRMECRILVARIEELLNLILL from the coding sequence ATGGAGCATAAGCAAAAAACAGTAAGAAGAAACAAGGGAGGTCGCCCCAAGAAAGGAGCGGCAGACAAGCTGAAATACCGCCTCACGGTGAAGATGGCGACATCGGACTACTATACGCTGAAAGGCAAGGCACGGGGTGCGGGCATATCCGCCGGGGAGTTCCTGCGCCGTTGCATGAGGGACGGGCAGGTGAAGGAACGGCTCACGCCGGAACATACTGGTTACGTCCGCCAACTCTGCGGCATGGCGAACAACCTGAACCAGCTTGCGCACAAGGCGAACGCCGCGGGTTTCGTCACGGTGAGGATGGAGTGCCGCATACTCGTGGCACGGATTGAAGAACTTCTTAACCTTATCCTCCTATGA
- a CDS encoding helix-turn-helix domain-containing protein: MNVVIISKEKYEEMVGKLNRLSDRVNEILCKREGKRLSRWMDNQEVCQQLRISPRTLQTLRDNGTLAYSQIGHKIFYKPEDVQRIVRLVEDRRKDAAYRGCSI; the protein is encoded by the coding sequence ATGAATGTAGTAATTATTTCGAAAGAAAAGTACGAAGAAATGGTCGGCAAGCTCAACCGCCTGTCCGACCGGGTAAATGAAATCCTTTGCAAAAGGGAGGGAAAACGGCTCAGCCGTTGGATGGACAACCAGGAGGTCTGCCAACAGTTGCGCATCAGTCCGCGCACCTTGCAGACGCTCCGCGATAACGGAACACTGGCTTACTCGCAAATCGGGCATAAGATTTTCTACAAGCCGGAGGATGTACAGCGCATCGTCCGGCTTGTGGAGGACAGACGTAAGGATGCAGCCTATCGTGGCTGTAGCATCTAA
- a CDS encoding site-specific integrase, protein MKQDKKTTYNTFAVLFYINRQKVKKNGLCPLMGRISINTEVAQFSTKMEVQPDLWDAKAYRLTGKSRTAKETNAKIDRLEEDIRRYYKEILDEQGYITAELVKNAVNGIGLHKRKLLELYREYMEDYAKRIGINRAPGSLKGHKASYKTLQKFVNDCYGLEDIPLKQLDYSFIEKYDNFLRTGMGYSVATVEGYIIKLKTMTRTALAQGTIRYNPFASFIPEKALRRHRHLTMDELQKLMNTPIQDKFLCRMRDLFIFSTFTGISYIDMCNLSMGNVSKDTKGNLWLKFKRQKTKSECVIRLLDIPRRIMEKYEGERIGNKLFNMPCRSALTNNMPKLAKLCGIERRLTYHMARHNFGTLITLSQGVPLETVCQMMGHKNMSTTQIYARLTHQKVDEDIKKLTKRIGSKFQMPEWNKDKENIKNIHYGTRNYYNH, encoded by the coding sequence ATGAAACAGGATAAGAAGACCACTTACAATACTTTCGCAGTATTGTTCTATATCAACCGTCAGAAAGTGAAAAAGAACGGTCTGTGTCCGCTTATGGGCAGGATTTCCATCAACACCGAAGTCGCACAGTTCTCCACGAAAATGGAGGTGCAGCCTGATTTGTGGGATGCCAAGGCATACCGTCTGACAGGCAAAAGCCGTACCGCCAAAGAGACCAATGCCAAGATAGACAGGCTTGAAGAGGATATACGACGTTATTACAAAGAAATTCTTGACGAACAGGGGTATATCACAGCGGAGCTTGTCAAGAATGCCGTGAACGGCATCGGGTTGCATAAACGAAAATTGTTGGAGTTGTACCGCGAGTATATGGAAGATTATGCCAAACGTATAGGTATCAACCGTGCTCCCGGCTCCTTAAAAGGACATAAGGCTTCTTACAAGACACTTCAAAAATTTGTAAATGACTGCTATGGCTTGGAGGACATACCATTGAAACAACTTGACTATTCGTTCATAGAGAAATATGACAATTTCCTGCGGACGGGTATGGGGTATTCCGTTGCTACCGTGGAGGGATATATAATCAAGCTGAAAACCATGACACGGACAGCACTGGCACAAGGTACAATCCGGTACAACCCGTTTGCATCGTTCATTCCCGAAAAGGCATTACGGAGACATCGCCACCTGACAATGGATGAGTTACAGAAGCTGATGAACACCCCCATTCAGGACAAGTTCCTGTGCCGTATGCGTGACTTGTTCATCTTCAGCACCTTCACTGGCATCTCATACATTGATATGTGTAATCTGAGTATGGGAAATGTAAGCAAGGACACAAAGGGCAACCTTTGGCTAAAATTTAAACGGCAGAAAACCAAGAGTGAATGTGTAATACGCCTGCTTGACATTCCACGTAGGATTATGGAGAAATACGAGGGAGAGCGTATCGGGAATAAACTCTTTAATATGCCGTGTCGTTCAGCCCTGACCAACAATATGCCGAAACTTGCAAAACTCTGTGGCATAGAACGTCGGCTTACCTACCATATGGCAAGGCATAATTTCGGAACTCTGATTACTCTCTCTCAGGGAGTTCCGTTGGAAACCGTATGCCAGATGATGGGGCACAAGAACATGAGTACCACCCAAATCTATGCCCGTCTGACCCATCAGAAAGTGGACGAAGACATAAAGAAGCTGACCAAACGCATCGGAAGCAAATTCCAGATGCCCGAATGGAACAAGGATAAGGAAAACATCAAAAACATACATTATGGAACGAGGAATTATTACAATCACTGA
- a CDS encoding relaxase/mobilization nuclease domain-containing protein, translated as MIAKIVKGSSFKGVVNYILDKEKDAKILVCDGLFAEDKDTIAMSFEAQSKMNPKVTKPVGHISLAFSKEDEHRLTDRTMAGIALEYLKEMGITDTQILIVRHFDKEHPHVHIAFNRIANNGRTISDRNERIRSARICKEITRKYSLYLGSGKEQVKRHRLKEPDKTRYGLYTILKSEVSRCGNWRQLAANLKKQGVDMRFKYKGKSDEVQGVVFTMNGYSFSGSKIDRRFSYSKIDAALERNRRTERMEMQRSSHHEELPTFQPESRGNDDLYNSSIGLFMPDNANAQADENYFEEELKRRNKKKKQRKIRF; from the coding sequence ATGATAGCTAAAATCGTAAAGGGAAGCAGTTTCAAGGGTGTGGTGAACTACATTCTTGACAAGGAAAAGGACGCTAAAATTCTTGTCTGTGACGGTCTGTTTGCCGAGGACAAGGACACGATAGCCATGAGCTTCGAGGCACAATCGAAGATGAATCCAAAGGTTACGAAGCCCGTCGGACACATCTCGTTGGCTTTCTCCAAGGAGGACGAACACCGCCTGACCGACCGCACAATGGCTGGAATAGCGTTGGAATACCTGAAGGAAATGGGAATAACCGACACGCAGATTCTCATCGTGCGCCACTTTGACAAGGAGCATCCGCATGTACACATAGCGTTCAACCGAATCGCCAATAATGGCAGGACAATTAGCGACCGCAACGAGCGGATACGCAGCGCACGCATCTGCAAGGAGATTACAAGGAAGTACAGCCTTTATCTCGGCAGCGGCAAGGAACAGGTGAAACGACACCGCCTGAAAGAGCCGGACAAGACCAGGTACGGGCTTTATACTATCCTTAAATCGGAGGTTTCAAGGTGCGGAAACTGGCGGCAATTAGCCGCTAATCTGAAGAAACAGGGCGTGGATATGCGGTTCAAGTACAAAGGTAAGTCGGACGAGGTGCAGGGTGTAGTTTTCACCATGAACGGCTATTCGTTCAGCGGTTCCAAGATTGACAGGCGGTTCAGCTATTCCAAGATAGATGCGGCATTGGAACGGAACAGACGTACCGAGCGAATGGAAATGCAACGGTCTTCGCACCATGAAGAACTGCCCACGTTTCAACCTGAATCAAGGGGCAACGATGATTTGTACAACAGCTCGATTGGTCTTTTCATGCCGGACAATGCAAACGCTCAGGCGGATGAAAACTATTTTGAGGAAGAATTAAAACGCAGGAACAAGAAAAAGAAACAACGTAAAATAAGATTCTAA
- a CDS encoding nucleotidyl transferase AbiEii/AbiGii toxin family protein has translation MKFELQKSEIQKIAAEHNYTVNNVEKVIRLSFILNDLNTHTEFRGKLLLKGGTAINLLAFAEPPRLSVDLDLDFAENISREQMLEERNKINQALIQYCQENDYEVTQRKSFSLDSYSLYYITVTGSKDKIKLDINYHNRCHILPYVITQIPFPFSVKDGMLNVAHLAMPELFGGKIKAFYERCKPRDIYDIYSLAQSNILSTPEERALLRKCIVFYSTLGNPDNPHLLKQDVRHILKMPFQDVKAQLLPMLHINAGKYPKDEINHCVINYLSTLMALDETEQKYIDEFYRGNYCPDLLFDNETAIKLLDHPVALRTQQQIMKDKDEIESN, from the coding sequence ATGAAATTTGAGCTTCAGAAATCTGAAATACAAAAGATTGCCGCAGAACATAATTATACGGTCAATAATGTTGAAAAAGTCATTCGGCTGTCTTTTATTCTGAATGACCTGAATACGCATACGGAATTTAGAGGGAAATTATTGCTAAAAGGAGGCACCGCCATCAATTTACTTGCCTTTGCCGAACCACCCAGACTCTCGGTTGACCTCGACTTGGATTTTGCGGAAAACATATCGAGAGAGCAGATGCTGGAGGAAAGGAACAAAATCAATCAGGCATTGATCCAATATTGCCAAGAGAACGATTATGAAGTTACACAGCGGAAATCATTCTCATTGGACTCTTATTCTCTGTATTATATAACAGTAACAGGGAGTAAAGATAAGATAAAACTGGATATAAATTATCATAACAGGTGCCATATACTTCCCTATGTGATAACTCAAATACCTTTTCCTTTTTCAGTAAAAGATGGTATGCTGAATGTTGCCCATTTAGCTATGCCGGAACTATTCGGTGGAAAAATCAAGGCGTTTTATGAACGTTGCAAGCCAAGAGATATCTATGATATATATTCTCTTGCCCAATCGAATATCCTATCAACTCCGGAAGAACGTGCCTTGCTCAGAAAATGCATCGTTTTTTACAGTACTTTGGGGAATCCGGACAATCCTCATCTTTTAAAACAGGATGTAAGGCATATTTTGAAAATGCCGTTTCAGGATGTCAAGGCACAACTATTGCCGATGCTTCATATCAATGCGGGGAAATACCCAAAGGATGAAATAAATCATTGTGTAATAAACTATCTTTCTACACTGATGGCACTGGATGAAACAGAACAAAAGTACATAGATGAATTTTATAGAGGCAATTATTGTCCCGATTTGCTGTTTGATAATGAAACGGCCATTAAATTGCTTGACCATCCAGTAGCGTTACGGACACAACAACAAATTATGAAGGACAAAGATGAAATCGAAAGCAACTAA
- a CDS encoding site-specific integrase → MNELKVTFYLKKNEERTDGTIPILGRIRIGKSMVQFSTKVYVIPTLWDVKSGRAVGKSKPAATVNKELDRISLDIHSACKDLLAKKENVSALEVKNAFQGISSEQETLISLYEKCNDNFYKKVGINRKLATYKQYCVALNHLKDFLRQKYNVRDLPFQSLNPAFVSAYDLYLRSDLKIGRASVTRMMGYLHRVLKSAINNGHLRQDPFAGYTFDYVPIVPKFLSEKELKRMITTPLPKSNLNLVRDVFLFSAFTGISFSDLRNLTVKNLAQAEDGTWWIHSARQKTGTPFHVPLLELPLELIGKYRGIAKADRLFPMYSCSKTNIYLKKIAEICQIKRRVTFHQARHTYASVITLSQGVPLDTVRELMGHRDWRATRIYAHLTYDKVNEDMSKLQKRITDKFKLAEDEHAETVIRKEVKHAKRMKP, encoded by the coding sequence ATGAACGAACTGAAAGTAACATTCTACCTGAAAAAGAACGAGGAAAGAACCGACGGGACGATACCCATCTTGGGACGAATCCGCATCGGCAAGTCAATGGTGCAGTTCAGCACCAAGGTGTATGTCATCCCCACCCTGTGGGATGTTAAGTCGGGCAGAGCTGTGGGAAAGAGCAAACCTGCCGCTACCGTGAACAAGGAACTTGACAGAATTTCACTGGACATCCATTCCGCCTGCAAAGATTTGCTGGCGAAAAAGGAAAACGTATCGGCGCTGGAAGTCAAGAACGCTTTTCAAGGCATATCTTCCGAGCAGGAAACGCTAATCTCCCTTTACGAGAAGTGCAACGACAATTTTTATAAGAAGGTAGGCATAAACCGTAAATTGGCGACCTACAAACAGTATTGCGTGGCATTGAACCACCTGAAGGACTTTCTCCGACAGAAGTACAACGTGAGGGACTTGCCGTTCCAATCGCTCAATCCGGCTTTTGTATCCGCATACGACTTATACCTGCGTTCCGACCTCAAAATCGGACGTGCCAGCGTGACAAGGATGATGGGATACCTGCACCGTGTGCTGAAATCCGCCATCAACAACGGTCATTTAAGGCAGGACCCTTTTGCAGGCTATACGTTTGACTATGTCCCCATTGTCCCCAAGTTCCTGTCGGAAAAGGAACTGAAACGGATGATAACCACACCGCTGCCCAAATCCAACCTGAACCTTGTGCGTGATGTATTCCTCTTTTCGGCGTTCACCGGCATCTCGTTCAGCGACCTGCGCAACCTGACGGTAAAGAACCTCGCGCAAGCGGAAGACGGCACTTGGTGGATTCACAGCGCACGGCAGAAGACCGGAACACCATTTCACGTACCCCTGTTGGAATTGCCGCTTGAACTCATCGGCAAATACCGTGGCATTGCCAAGGCGGACAGGCTGTTCCCAATGTACAGTTGCAGCAAGACAAACATATACCTGAAAAAGATTGCGGAAATATGCCAAATCAAACGCCGGGTGACCTTCCATCAGGCACGCCATACCTATGCCTCAGTAATCACTCTCTCTCAAGGAGTTCCGCTTGACACGGTACGTGAACTGATGGGACACCGCGACTGGAGAGCCACCCGAATCTACGCCCATCTGACTTATGATAAAGTAAATGAGGATATGAGCAAGCTGCAAAAGCGAATAACAGATAAATTCAAGCTGGCAGAAGATGAACATGCAGAAACCGTCATACGGAAAGAAGTCAAACACGCTAAAAGAATGAAACCATGA
- a CDS encoding type IV toxin-antitoxin system AbiEi family antitoxin domain-containing protein produces the protein MSQTTQKLERYHFLRGKSTTPSLYHWKKQGMVAHVRKGIYLPSDLQDKFRIACNAVEEGCLVYHAALEYYSLQTQEFNWLYVHSTSIFRTFTYQGESYVYKPIKFLYKPLIMDKDNPYPIRVTSINQTLIDCLYNINLSGGLEELLYAISELDHTLVNEKDMLHCLELYGSKSLFQRAGFVLSHFKDDLRLSDYFFKVCKEGMGKNISYLLNPYYCNSFSKEWKLCIPANAMKEIQKDCYYEI, from the coding sequence ATGTCACAGACAACTCAAAAATTAGAGCGTTATCATTTTCTCAGGGGAAAGAGCACCACGCCGTCCTTGTATCACTGGAAGAAACAGGGAATGGTGGCGCATGTGCGCAAAGGTATCTATTTACCCTCAGATTTACAGGACAAGTTCAGAATAGCCTGCAACGCTGTCGAGGAAGGTTGCCTTGTATATCATGCTGCCTTGGAATATTATTCACTACAGACACAGGAATTCAACTGGCTATATGTACATAGCACTTCCATTTTCCGTACATTCACCTATCAAGGAGAATCCTATGTTTACAAGCCGATCAAATTCTTGTATAAACCGCTTATTATGGATAAAGACAATCCGTATCCTATCCGGGTAACATCTATCAACCAGACTCTTATAGACTGTTTATACAATATAAATCTATCTGGAGGATTGGAAGAACTGTTGTATGCCATATCAGAACTTGACCATACACTTGTCAATGAGAAAGATATGCTGCACTGTCTGGAACTGTATGGAAGCAAGAGCCTCTTTCAACGTGCGGGATTTGTTTTGTCTCACTTTAAAGATGATTTGCGCTTGTCGGACTATTTTTTCAAAGTATGCAAGGAAGGTATGGGAAAGAATATCAGTTACTTGTTAAATCCATATTACTGCAATTCATTTTCCAAGGAATGGAAACTGTGTATCCCGGCAAATGCAATGAAAGAAATTCAAAAAGATTGCTATTATGAAATTTGA
- a CDS encoding DUF3408 domain-containing protein — MKKNLSSQSMDAALQDFLGNKPSMETPKPDAQPADTQEQASGAVPEQVDETPQVVRRISGKQRRASLEEYKEEFLHVPSIEDRKPVFLSRSTRDALDRIVRMFGERRMSVSGLVENITRQHLAIYGEDIEAWRKL, encoded by the coding sequence ATGAAGAAGAATTTAAGCAGCCAGAGCATGGATGCAGCATTACAGGATTTTTTAGGCAACAAGCCGAGTATGGAAACACCGAAGCCCGACGCACAACCTGCCGACACGCAGGAACAGGCAAGTGGGGCTGTGCCGGAACAAGTGGATGAAACTCCGCAGGTGGTACGCCGCATCAGCGGCAAACAACGCCGGGCATCGTTGGAGGAATACAAGGAGGAATTTCTCCACGTTCCGTCCATCGAAGACCGTAAGCCCGTATTCCTCAGCCGCAGCACGCGCGATGCCCTTGACCGCATCGTCCGCATGTTCGGCGAACGGCGGATGAGCGTGTCGGGACTGGTGGAAAATATCACCCGGCAGCACCTTGCCATCTACGGGGAGGACATCGAGGCATGGCGTAAACTCTGA